In a single window of the Candidatus Zixiibacteriota bacterium genome:
- a CDS encoding VOC family protein: MSNGMPKAGTFCWNELTTKDAKASKSFFTQLLGWDTKESEFDDMKYTEFQVDGKSVAGMLQMTEEWGDAPSHWMGYITVVDVDGVAAKVESLGGKVCVPPTDIPNIGRFAVINDPAGATVSLITLASR, encoded by the coding sequence ATGAGTAACGGAATGCCGAAAGCTGGCACATTCTGCTGGAACGAATTGACAACCAAAGACGCTAAAGCCAGCAAGAGCTTCTTCACTCAGTTGCTGGGCTGGGATACGAAAGAGTCTGAATTTGATGACATGAAGTACACGGAATTTCAGGTAGACGGCAAGTCAGTAGCAGGAATGCTTCAGATGACTGAAGAGTGGGGCGACGCCCCCTCGCATTGGATGGGATATATCACCGTTGTTGATGTCGATGGTGTCGCTGCCAAAGTCGAATCGCTTGGAGGGAAGGTATGTGTACCACCAACCGACATCCCGAATATCGGAAGATTCGCAGTGATTAACGATCCGGCCGGGGCGACTGTATCATTGATCACCCTCGCTTCCAGATAA
- a CDS encoding YtoQ family protein produces the protein MKQWKVYLSGEIHSDWRDSISKACTAANLPISFFSPVPDHAASDSCGVDILGQEETDYWKDVKGAGINAIRTRTLIKDSDIVIVRFGDKYKQWNSAFIAGFAAALNKPLIVQHPPEYNHALKEVDTAACAVAETEEQLIEILKYIVQ, from the coding sequence ATGAAACAATGGAAAGTCTACCTCTCGGGGGAAATACATAGCGACTGGCGGGACAGTATCAGTAAGGCATGCACAGCAGCAAATCTGCCGATATCGTTCTTCTCACCAGTACCCGACCATGCTGCCAGCGATAGCTGCGGAGTCGATATTCTCGGTCAGGAAGAAACCGATTACTGGAAAGATGTCAAGGGTGCCGGTATCAACGCCATTCGCACGAGGACTCTGATTAAGGACTCAGATATTGTCATAGTACGCTTTGGCGACAAGTACAAGCAGTGGAATTCTGCATTTATCGCAGGTTTCGCAGCCGCACTGAACAAACCGCTGATCGTCCAACATCCTCCGGAATACAATCATGCACTGAAAGAGGTCGACACAGCCGCGTGCGCAGTTGCAGAGACGGAGGAACAATTGATTGAAATCCTGAAATATATAGTGCAATAG